One segment of Thermus tengchongensis DNA contains the following:
- the serA gene encoding phosphoglycerate dehydrogenase: protein MWRVLVSDDMRLGDVRYPGVLLDYRPGIGREELLEIIPAYDALITRSRTQVDAELLQRGKRLKVVGRGGVGVDNVDLEAASRLGILVVNVPEANTRSAAELAFGLLLAAARGIALSDRKIRAGEWDRKFLGLELKGKTLGIVGLGRIGSQVARFAKGFEMRVLAYDPYIPRTRAESLGVELLEDLSDMLRQSHFLTVHTPLTEETRGMIGRRELYLLPRGAVVVNAARGGIVDEKALLEVLEEGHLFAAGLDVFTQEPPPKDHPLLNHPKVVLTAHLGANTVEAQERVGEAVLERVVRTLEGDLSYALNTGFDPEALEALKGFLPLGEALGKLLAQITRGRPQVLEVSFLGQFEKDPEPVASAVAKGFLSRVLGGEAVNLVSARPLLKDRGIRLVTRKEEQAGEYTRLLEVRLATDQEERRARGVVMGGKPRLVGIDDYALEVVPEGYMLVCVNYDRPGVVGQVGTLLGEAGVNIAGMQLGRDMPGGRALFVLTVDQKPSPEVLEALRALPVLERVDLAEL from the coding sequence ATGTGGCGGGTCCTGGTGTCCGATGATATGCGGTTGGGGGACGTGAGGTACCCCGGGGTACTCTTGGACTACCGGCCGGGCATAGGGCGGGAGGAGCTTTTAGAGATCATCCCCGCCTACGATGCCCTCATCACCCGGAGCCGAACCCAGGTGGATGCGGAACTGCTCCAGCGGGGCAAGCGGCTCAAGGTGGTGGGCCGGGGTGGGGTGGGCGTGGACAATGTGGACCTCGAGGCGGCAAGCCGCCTGGGCATCCTGGTGGTGAACGTGCCCGAGGCCAACACTCGCTCCGCGGCGGAGCTGGCCTTTGGCCTCCTTCTGGCAGCGGCCCGGGGGATTGCCCTTTCCGACCGCAAGATCCGCGCCGGGGAGTGGGACCGGAAGTTCCTGGGCTTGGAGCTTAAGGGGAAAACCCTGGGCATTGTCGGTTTGGGGAGGATCGGAAGCCAGGTGGCCCGCTTCGCCAAGGGGTTTGAGATGCGGGTCTTGGCCTACGACCCCTACATCCCCCGCACCCGGGCGGAAAGCCTGGGGGTGGAGCTTTTGGAGGACCTTTCCGACATGCTCCGGCAGAGCCATTTCCTCACCGTCCACACCCCCCTCACCGAGGAAACGCGAGGGATGATCGGCAGGCGGGAACTCTACCTCCTGCCCCGGGGGGCGGTGGTGGTGAACGCCGCCAGGGGGGGGATTGTGGACGAAAAGGCCCTGTTGGAGGTTTTGGAGGAAGGCCACCTGTTCGCCGCTGGCCTGGACGTGTTTACCCAGGAGCCTCCCCCCAAGGACCACCCGCTTCTTAACCACCCGAAGGTGGTCCTCACCGCCCACCTGGGGGCCAACACGGTGGAGGCCCAGGAGCGGGTGGGGGAGGCCGTCCTCGAGCGGGTGGTGCGCACCTTGGAGGGGGACCTTTCCTACGCCCTCAACACCGGCTTTGACCCCGAGGCCCTCGAGGCCCTTAAGGGGTTTCTGCCCCTAGGGGAGGCTTTAGGCAAGCTCCTGGCCCAGATCACCCGCGGGCGGCCACAGGTCTTGGAGGTGAGCTTCCTGGGCCAGTTTGAAAAGGACCCCGAGCCCGTGGCCAGCGCCGTGGCCAAGGGATTTCTCTCCCGGGTGCTGGGGGGGGAGGCGGTGAACCTGGTGTCCGCCCGGCCCCTCCTGAAGGACCGGGGCATCCGCCTCGTCACCCGCAAGGAGGAGCAGGCGGGGGAGTACACCAGGCTTCTGGAGGTGCGCCTAGCCACCGACCAGGAGGAGCGCCGGGCCCGGGGGGTGGTGATGGGGGGTAAGCCCCGCCTGGTGGGCATCGACGACTACGCCCTCGAGGTGGTGCCCGAGGGGTACATGCTGGTCTGCGTGAACTACGACCGCCCCGGGGTGGTGGGCCAGGTGGGGACCCTTCTGGGGGAGGCAGGGGTGAACATCGCCGGGATGCAGCTGGGCCGGGACATGCCCGGGGGGCGGGCCCTCTTTGTGCTCACCGTGGACCAGAAGCCCAGCCCAGAGGTGCTGGAGGCCCTGAGGGCCCTGCCGGTCTTGGAGCGGGTGGACCTGGCGGAGCTCTAG
- a CDS encoding DegV family protein: MKVALVTDSTSDLPKPLRERLGIRAVPLYVNLGGRVYRDWEEITPEEIFRKVRQGEAFPTTSQPSPEDFLKAYQDALAEADHVLSLHISAKLSGTVQSAELAAQSFPGRITVLDSQAASLGIGMMVLRAHELLAEGQSLKEVLQELERIRRDHFVRFSVATLEFLKRGGRIGGAQALLGTLLGIKPILTLKDGRVEAAGRARGERKAKEEILKDFKAWAAGRRHIRAFFLYSAEDQAVKELKELVLSSGLPVEEALVSELGAVIASHTGPGTYGFYAYSL, translated from the coding sequence ATGAAGGTAGCCTTGGTAACCGACTCCACCTCTGACCTACCGAAGCCCCTGCGGGAGCGCCTGGGGATCCGGGCGGTGCCCCTTTACGTGAACCTGGGGGGCAGGGTGTACCGAGACTGGGAGGAGATCACTCCTGAGGAGATCTTCCGCAAGGTGCGCCAGGGGGAGGCTTTCCCCACCACCAGCCAACCCTCCCCCGAGGACTTCCTCAAGGCCTACCAGGACGCTTTAGCGGAAGCGGACCACGTCCTTTCCCTCCACATCTCCGCCAAACTCTCGGGCACGGTGCAGTCGGCGGAGCTGGCGGCGCAAAGCTTCCCCGGCCGCATCACCGTGTTGGACAGCCAGGCGGCTTCCTTGGGCATCGGCATGATGGTGCTCCGGGCCCATGAACTCCTCGCCGAAGGGCAATCCCTAAAGGAGGTGCTCCAGGAGCTTGAGCGCATCCGCCGGGACCACTTCGTCCGCTTCAGCGTGGCCACCTTGGAATTTTTGAAGCGTGGCGGGCGCATCGGCGGGGCCCAAGCTCTTTTGGGCACCCTCCTGGGCATCAAACCCATCCTCACCCTCAAGGACGGCCGCGTGGAAGCTGCGGGCCGCGCCCGTGGGGAAAGGAAGGCCAAAGAGGAGATCCTAAAGGACTTCAAGGCTTGGGCGGCGGGGCGCAGGCACATCCGGGCCTTCTTCTTGTACAGCGCAGAAGACCAGGCGGTCAAAGAGCTTAAGGAGCTGGTGCTCTCCTCCGGGCTTCCGGTGGAGGAAGCTTTGGTGAGCGAGCTGGGGGCGGTGATCGCCAGCCACACCGGACCCGGAACCTACGGCTTTTATGCGTACAGCCTCTAG
- a CDS encoding DegV family protein: MRTASSVAFVADSTLGLSPEEGLRYGIHVVPQQVVWKDKAYRDLVEIGPEEVLALLEKGERLSTSQVAPEDLRATYEALLRTHERVLSVHVSGHLSGTVATASAVARDYGERVKVLDSWSLNGGLWLVLEEARRLLWQGVVWERLEEAVAPYRERVRGYVLPTTLTYLHRSGRISSLQSLVGSVLRILPVLEVKGGRVLPGPRVRGFTEGLRKVAELFRRDFPGGALVHLAHAGNLEGVSALGKQVREEGVELLATLPAGAAVSVHAGPGTVALFAGPRR, encoded by the coding sequence ATGCGTACAGCCTCTAGCGTGGCCTTCGTGGCCGACTCCACCCTGGGGCTCTCCCCGGAAGAGGGCCTGAGGTATGGCATCCACGTGGTGCCCCAGCAGGTGGTCTGGAAGGACAAGGCCTACCGCGACCTGGTGGAGATCGGCCCAGAAGAGGTTTTGGCCCTCCTGGAAAAGGGGGAGCGCCTTTCCACCAGCCAGGTGGCCCCAGAGGACCTGCGCGCCACCTACGAAGCCCTCCTCCGCACCCACGAGCGCGTGCTCTCGGTGCACGTATCCGGCCACCTCTCGGGGACGGTGGCCACCGCTAGTGCCGTGGCCCGGGACTATGGGGAAAGGGTGAAGGTGCTGGACTCCTGGTCCTTGAACGGGGGGCTTTGGCTGGTTTTGGAGGAAGCCAGGCGGCTCCTTTGGCAAGGGGTGGTCTGGGAGCGCCTGGAAGAGGCTGTGGCCCCCTACAGGGAGCGGGTGCGGGGTTACGTCCTCCCCACAACCCTCACCTACCTGCACCGCTCCGGGCGCATCTCCAGCCTGCAGAGCCTGGTGGGGAGCGTCCTGCGCATCCTCCCCGTCTTGGAGGTGAAGGGGGGCAGGGTCCTCCCCGGGCCCCGGGTCCGGGGCTTCACCGAGGGCCTGCGCAAGGTGGCCGAGCTCTTCCGCCGGGACTTCCCCGGCGGAGCCCTGGTTCACCTGGCCCATGCGGGGAACCTGGAGGGAGTCTCGGCCTTGGGGAAACAGGTGCGGGAGGAGGGGGTGGAACTCCTCGCCACCCTGCCCGCGGGGGCAGCGGTGAGCGTCCACGCCGGCCCCGGCACCGTGGCCCTCTTCGCTGGGCCCAGGAGGTGA
- the dtd gene encoding D-aminoacyl-tRNA deacylase, with protein MRAVVQRVSEAFVEVNGEEVGRIGLGLLVLLGVGHGDTVEDALYLARKIVALRIFPDEAGKMNLSLKEVGGEVLLVSQFTLYAETRKGNRPSFVRAAPPDLGKRLYEAAIEAFLQQGVHVETGVYGAHMRVHLVNDGPVTLLLDSEERLKPR; from the coding sequence ATGCGGGCGGTGGTGCAACGGGTTTCCGAGGCCTTTGTGGAGGTGAATGGCGAGGAGGTGGGAAGGATTGGCCTGGGGCTTCTGGTCCTCCTGGGGGTGGGGCATGGGGACACGGTGGAGGACGCCCTTTACCTGGCGCGCAAGATCGTGGCCCTACGCATCTTTCCCGACGAGGCGGGCAAGATGAACCTCTCACTCAAGGAGGTGGGTGGAGAGGTGCTCCTCGTGAGTCAGTTCACCCTTTACGCGGAGACCCGCAAGGGAAACCGACCCTCCTTTGTCCGGGCTGCCCCGCCCGACCTGGGCAAGCGCCTCTACGAAGCGGCCATAGAGGCCTTCTTGCAACAGGGCGTGCACGTGGAAACCGGGGTGTACGGGGCCCACATGCGGGTGCACCTGGTGAACGATGGCCCCGTGACCCTCCTCCTGGACTCCGAGGAGCGGCTTAAGCCCCGCTGA
- a CDS encoding fatty acid desaturase, translating into MPNAKPQRVEPKDWIPLIKPYAKPNTLRSLRQVADTLLPLLLLFYLAHKALSVSLALTFVLDFAAALFLVRLFILQHDAGHGSFFPKKWANDLLGFFTGVLTLVPYHHWQLSHARHHATSGNLDKRGVGDIYTMTLEEYLQATPWQRLAYRLYRNPFVMFLLGPIYVFMLSYRLPLGYGSDKPSVRNSVALTNLFLALLLAGIVVFFGVKTLLFVYLPIQYLAGMMGIFLFYVQHQFEDVYWEHDPRWEYLKAAMEGSTYLKLPKVLQWLTGNIGFHHIHHLAPKIPNYLLPKVQEEVDLVKVAPTVTLKDAFKIAFADMHLYDEESRELVGFREAHRRLRETQGKRAY; encoded by the coding sequence ATGCCGAACGCCAAACCTCAGCGAGTCGAACCCAAAGACTGGATCCCCCTCATCAAACCCTACGCCAAGCCCAACACCCTAAGAAGCCTACGCCAGGTGGCGGACACCCTTCTTCCCCTTCTCCTCCTCTTTTACCTGGCCCACAAGGCCCTTTCCGTTTCCCTGGCCCTGACCTTCGTACTGGACTTCGCCGCGGCGTTGTTCCTGGTGCGCCTCTTCATCCTCCAGCACGACGCCGGGCATGGCTCCTTCTTCCCCAAGAAGTGGGCCAACGACCTTCTGGGCTTCTTCACTGGGGTTTTGACTCTGGTTCCCTACCACCACTGGCAACTATCCCACGCCCGCCACCACGCCACCAGCGGCAACCTGGACAAGCGGGGGGTGGGGGACATCTACACCATGACCCTCGAGGAGTACCTGCAGGCCACCCCTTGGCAGCGGCTCGCCTACCGCCTATACCGCAACCCCTTCGTCATGTTCCTCCTGGGGCCCATCTACGTCTTCATGCTCTCCTACCGCCTGCCCTTGGGCTATGGGTCGGACAAGCCCTCGGTGCGCAACTCCGTGGCCCTCACCAACCTCTTCCTAGCCCTTTTGCTGGCAGGGATCGTGGTTTTCTTCGGGGTGAAGACCCTCCTTTTCGTCTACCTCCCCATCCAGTACTTGGCGGGGATGATGGGGATCTTCCTCTTCTACGTGCAACACCAGTTTGAGGACGTCTACTGGGAGCACGACCCCCGCTGGGAGTACCTCAAAGCGGCCATGGAGGGAAGCACCTACCTGAAGCTTCCCAAGGTCCTGCAGTGGCTCACGGGGAACATCGGCTTCCACCACATCCACCACCTGGCCCCCAAGATCCCCAACTACCTGCTGCCCAAGGTGCAGGAGGAGGTGGACCTGGTGAAGGTGGCCCCCACCGTCACCCTGAAGGATGCCTTCAAGATCGCCTTCGCCGACATGCACCTCTACGACGAGGAAAGCCGCGAGCTGGTGGGCTTTAGGGAGGCCCACCGGCGCCTAAGGGAAACCCAAGGCAAAAGGGCCTACTAA
- the purH gene encoding bifunctional phosphoribosylaminoimidazolecarboxamide formyltransferase/IMP cyclohydrolase, giving the protein MWALLSVSDKRGLVPFAEGLLGLGFRLLATGGTYKTLVEAGLPVTYISDFTGFPEVLEGRVKTLHPKVHAGLLARPDQEEELRALGLERIGVLAVNLYPFRETVARGAPFAEALEQIDIGGPAMLRAAAKNHLAVLPVCDPEDYPRVLEALKEGPTPEFRKELARKAFAHTAAYDAAIAEWLAGEKFPPEKFLVLRRESPLRYGENPHQEAALYRVLGEEGPLLQAEVLQGKAMSFNNYLDAEAAWNLVSEFGEPACVAIKHQNPCGVALGQDPLEAYRKAYEADPVSIFGGIVAFNREVDGATAEAMREVFLEVVLAPGYTEEALEVLSRKKNLRLLKVPFPAQGPYLDLRRLRGGVLLQDADTEDPIESKVVTRKAPSEEEWADLLFAWKVVKHVRSNAIVVAKGGQTLGIGVGQTNRYAAAKHALKTAKEKAQGAVLASDAFFPFDDVVRLAGEFGIAAIIQPGGSVRDEDSIRAADELGLAMVFTGVRHFRH; this is encoded by the coding sequence GAGGCGGGGCTTCCCGTGACCTATATCTCGGATTTCACCGGCTTTCCCGAGGTCCTCGAGGGCCGGGTGAAGACCCTGCACCCCAAGGTGCATGCCGGGCTTCTGGCCCGCCCCGACCAGGAGGAGGAGCTTAGGGCCTTGGGCTTGGAGCGCATCGGGGTGCTGGCGGTGAACCTCTACCCCTTCCGGGAAACCGTGGCCCGCGGGGCCCCCTTCGCCGAGGCCCTGGAGCAGATCGACATCGGGGGGCCGGCCATGCTCCGGGCGGCGGCCAAGAACCACCTGGCGGTGCTTCCCGTCTGCGACCCCGAGGACTATCCGCGGGTCCTCGAGGCCCTGAAAGAGGGCCCGACGCCGGAGTTCCGCAAAGAGCTTGCCCGCAAGGCCTTCGCCCACACCGCGGCCTACGACGCCGCCATCGCCGAGTGGCTTGCCGGGGAGAAGTTCCCGCCTGAGAAGTTCTTGGTCCTCAGGCGGGAAAGCCCCTTGCGCTACGGGGAAAACCCCCACCAGGAGGCGGCGCTTTACCGGGTTTTAGGGGAGGAGGGGCCCCTTTTGCAGGCGGAGGTCCTCCAGGGCAAGGCCATGAGCTTCAACAACTATCTGGACGCCGAGGCCGCCTGGAACCTGGTCTCCGAGTTTGGCGAGCCCGCCTGCGTGGCCATCAAGCACCAAAACCCCTGCGGGGTGGCCCTGGGGCAGGACCCCTTGGAGGCCTACCGCAAGGCCTACGAGGCCGACCCGGTTTCCATCTTCGGCGGCATTGTGGCCTTCAACCGGGAGGTGGACGGGGCCACGGCGGAGGCCATGCGGGAGGTCTTCTTGGAGGTGGTCCTGGCCCCGGGGTATACGGAGGAGGCCCTGGAGGTCCTTTCCCGGAAGAAGAACCTGCGCCTCCTCAAGGTGCCCTTTCCTGCCCAAGGCCCCTACCTGGACCTCCGCCGCCTCCGGGGCGGGGTGCTCCTCCAAGACGCCGACACCGAAGACCCCATCGAGTCCAAGGTGGTCACCCGGAAGGCCCCCAGCGAGGAGGAGTGGGCCGACCTCCTCTTCGCCTGGAAGGTGGTGAAGCACGTGCGCTCCAATGCCATCGTGGTGGCCAAGGGGGGGCAGACCCTGGGCATCGGGGTGGGGCAGACTAACCGCTACGCCGCCGCCAAGCACGCCCTCAAGACCGCCAAGGAGAAGGCCCAGGGGGCGGTTCTGGCCTCAGACGCCTTCTTCCCCTTCGACGACGTGGTGCGCCTGGCGGGAGAGTTCGGCATCGCCGCCATCATCCAGCCCGGGGGAAGCGTGCGGGACGAGGACTCCATCCGGGCGGCGGACGAGCTGGGCCTGGCCATGGTCTTCACCGGGGTGCGGCACTTCCGGCACTAA